A window from Mangifera indica cultivar Alphonso chromosome 2, CATAS_Mindica_2.1, whole genome shotgun sequence encodes these proteins:
- the LOC123209428 gene encoding F-box/kelch-repeat protein At1g55270-like isoform X2: MVDSVSCYCKVDSGLKTVAEARKFVPGSKLCIQPDINPNAHKSKNSRRERSRVQPPFIPGLPDDLAIACLIRVPRAEHHKLRLVCKGWSRLLNRTFYYSLRKSLGMAEEWVYVFKRDRDGKISWNAFDPVCQLWQPLPPVPKEYSEALGFGCAVLSGCHLYLFGGKDPLKGSMRRVIFYSARTNKWHRAPDMLRKRHFFGSCVINNCLYVAGGECEGNQRTLRSAEVYDPNKNRWSFISDMSTAMVPFIGVVYDGKWFLKGLGSHREVMSEAYYPETNAWTPISAGMVAGWRNPSISLNGRLYALDCRDGCKLRIYDGATDTWSRFIDSKIHMGSSRALEAAALVPLNGKLCIIRNNMSISLVDVSSPDRQVETNPHLWENISGKTGHLRTLVTNILSSIAGRSGLKSHIVHCQVLQA, translated from the exons ATG GTTGATTCTGTATCATGCTATTGCAAAGTAGACTCTGGTCTAAAAACAGTTGCTGAAGCAAGGAAATTTGTCCCAGGATCAAAACTTTGTATCCAGCCTGATATCAATCCTAATGCACACAAAAGCAAGAACTCACGTAGGGAGCGGAGCAGAGTACAGCCACCCTTCATCCCTGGCCTTCCTGATGATCTTGCTATTGCATGTTTGATTCGAGTTCCTCGTGCTGAACATCACAAACTTCGTTTGGTTTGTAAGGGATGGTCTCGCCTCCTAAATCGAACCTTCTATTATTCTCTTAGAAAAAGCCTGGGAATGGCTGAAGAGTGGGTTTATGTCTTTAAGCGAGATCGTGATGGAAAGATCTCATGGAACGCTTTTGATCCTGTCTGTCAGCTCTGGCAACCACTTCCACCAGTTCCCAAAGAATATTCTGAGGCCCTAGGTTTTGGCTGTGCTGTTCTTAGTGGTTGCCATCTGTACTTATTTGGAGGAAAGGATCCATTGAAGGGTTCTATGCGACGGGTCATCTTTTACAGTGCACGGACAAATAAATGGCATAGGGCACCTGATATGCTTCGGAAACGTCATTTCTTTGGTTCTTGTGTTATAAATAACTGCCTTTATGTGGCTGGAGGGGAATGTGAAGGAAACCAAAGGACTCTTCGTTCTGCTGAAGTTTATGATCCTAACAAGAACCGGTGGAGCTTTATTTCAGATATGAGCACAGCCATGGTGCCCTTTATAGGGGTTGTTTATGATGGGAAATGGTTTCTTAAAGGCCTTGGGTCCCACCGTGAAGTCATGAGCGAAGCCTATTATCCTGAAACAAATGCCTGGACTCCAATCAGTGCTGGCATGGTTGCAGGTTGGCGTAACCCAAGCATCTCTTTAAATGGACGGCTTTATGCTTTGGATTGCCGGGATGGGTGCAAGCTTAGGATTTATGATGGAGCTACTGACACATGGAGCAGATTTATAGATAGCAAGATTCATATGGGGAGCTCACGCGCATTGGAGGCTGCTGCACTTGTTCCACTGAACGGGAAGCTTTGCATCATTCGCAACAACATGAGCATTAGTCTGGTTGATGTTTCTAGTCCTGACAGACAAGTTGAAACTAACCCTCACTTGTGGGAAAATATTTCTGGGAAAACTGGTCATTTAAGGACACTTGTCACAAATATATTGTCTAGCATAGCTGGCCGAAGTGGTCTGAAAAGTCATATTGTTCACTGTCAGGTGCTTCAAGCATGA
- the LOC123209428 gene encoding F-box/kelch-repeat protein At1g55270-like isoform X1, whose protein sequence is MEQQQRQSPNVLRGYRVQAPLVDSVSCYCKVDSGLKTVAEARKFVPGSKLCIQPDINPNAHKSKNSRRERSRVQPPFIPGLPDDLAIACLIRVPRAEHHKLRLVCKGWSRLLNRTFYYSLRKSLGMAEEWVYVFKRDRDGKISWNAFDPVCQLWQPLPPVPKEYSEALGFGCAVLSGCHLYLFGGKDPLKGSMRRVIFYSARTNKWHRAPDMLRKRHFFGSCVINNCLYVAGGECEGNQRTLRSAEVYDPNKNRWSFISDMSTAMVPFIGVVYDGKWFLKGLGSHREVMSEAYYPETNAWTPISAGMVAGWRNPSISLNGRLYALDCRDGCKLRIYDGATDTWSRFIDSKIHMGSSRALEAAALVPLNGKLCIIRNNMSISLVDVSSPDRQVETNPHLWENISGKTGHLRTLVTNILSSIAGRSGLKSHIVHCQVLQA, encoded by the exons ATGGAGCAGCAGCAAAGGCAATCTCCCAATGTTCTTAGAGGGTATAGAGTTCAAGCTCCATTG GTTGATTCTGTATCATGCTATTGCAAAGTAGACTCTGGTCTAAAAACAGTTGCTGAAGCAAGGAAATTTGTCCCAGGATCAAAACTTTGTATCCAGCCTGATATCAATCCTAATGCACACAAAAGCAAGAACTCACGTAGGGAGCGGAGCAGAGTACAGCCACCCTTCATCCCTGGCCTTCCTGATGATCTTGCTATTGCATGTTTGATTCGAGTTCCTCGTGCTGAACATCACAAACTTCGTTTGGTTTGTAAGGGATGGTCTCGCCTCCTAAATCGAACCTTCTATTATTCTCTTAGAAAAAGCCTGGGAATGGCTGAAGAGTGGGTTTATGTCTTTAAGCGAGATCGTGATGGAAAGATCTCATGGAACGCTTTTGATCCTGTCTGTCAGCTCTGGCAACCACTTCCACCAGTTCCCAAAGAATATTCTGAGGCCCTAGGTTTTGGCTGTGCTGTTCTTAGTGGTTGCCATCTGTACTTATTTGGAGGAAAGGATCCATTGAAGGGTTCTATGCGACGGGTCATCTTTTACAGTGCACGGACAAATAAATGGCATAGGGCACCTGATATGCTTCGGAAACGTCATTTCTTTGGTTCTTGTGTTATAAATAACTGCCTTTATGTGGCTGGAGGGGAATGTGAAGGAAACCAAAGGACTCTTCGTTCTGCTGAAGTTTATGATCCTAACAAGAACCGGTGGAGCTTTATTTCAGATATGAGCACAGCCATGGTGCCCTTTATAGGGGTTGTTTATGATGGGAAATGGTTTCTTAAAGGCCTTGGGTCCCACCGTGAAGTCATGAGCGAAGCCTATTATCCTGAAACAAATGCCTGGACTCCAATCAGTGCTGGCATGGTTGCAGGTTGGCGTAACCCAAGCATCTCTTTAAATGGACGGCTTTATGCTTTGGATTGCCGGGATGGGTGCAAGCTTAGGATTTATGATGGAGCTACTGACACATGGAGCAGATTTATAGATAGCAAGATTCATATGGGGAGCTCACGCGCATTGGAGGCTGCTGCACTTGTTCCACTGAACGGGAAGCTTTGCATCATTCGCAACAACATGAGCATTAGTCTGGTTGATGTTTCTAGTCCTGACAGACAAGTTGAAACTAACCCTCACTTGTGGGAAAATATTTCTGGGAAAACTGGTCATTTAAGGACACTTGTCACAAATATATTGTCTAGCATAGCTGGCCGAAGTGGTCTGAAAAGTCATATTGTTCACTGTCAGGTGCTTCAAGCATGA
- the LOC123208930 gene encoding DEAD-box ATP-dependent RNA helicase 37-like isoform X1 produces MSTKISWADMAANSAAENVTSGSNSAVGTSSAPARTTYVPPHLRNRQASSDRSASSDSTAQAYIGPVTTNDRSGYGGGSRWGGPRNDYSRSGYGGGRAGGWGGRSGGWDRGREREVNPFGDDDDSQQAFNEQENTGINFDAYEDIPVETSGDNVPPPVNTFAEVDLGEALNQNIRRCKYVKPTPVQRYAIPISLAGRDLMACAQTGSGKTAAFCFPIISGIMKGQPPQRPLRGARTVYPLALILSPTRELSMQIHDEAKKFSYQTGVKVVVAYGGAPINQQLRELERGVDILVATPGRLVDLLERARVSLQLIKYLALDEADRMLDMGFEPQIRKIVEQMDMPPPRVRQTMLFSATFPNEIQRLASDFLTNYIFLAVGRVGSSTDLIVQRVEFVHESDKRSHLMDLLHAQRENGVHGKQALTLVFVETKKGADALENWLYINGFPATSIHGDRSQQEREMALRSFKSGNTPILVATDVAARGLDIPHVTHVVNFDLPNDIDDYVHRIGRTGRAGKSGLATAFFNENNASLAKALADLMQESNQEVPAWLSRYAAARFFAGRNRRFGGGRFGGRDFRRDGSSGRGGSDYYSGAGGGSAGGYGGSAGYGGGGYGPGVSSAWD; encoded by the exons ATGAGTACGAAAATATCATGGGCTGACATGGCTGCCAACTCTGCAGCCGAGAATGTAACTTCTGGTAGCAATAGTGCTGTTGGTACCTCTTCAGCTCCTGCCCGCACTACATATGTTCCTCCTCACCTTCGAAACCGTCAAGCCTCATCTGATCGATCAGCGTCATCGGATTCTACTGCCCAAGCATACATTGGGCCTGTGACAACTAATGATCGATCTGGATACGGTGGTGGATCCCGATGGGGTGGTCCCAGAAATGACTATAGTCGTTCTGGCTATGGTGGTGGACGAGCTGGTGGGTGGGGTGGCAGAAGTGGTGGGTGGGACCGTGGGAGAGAGCGGGAAGTTAATCCCTTTGGAGATGATGATGATTCACAGCAGGCTTTTAATGAGCAAGAGAACACTGGTATTAATTTTGATGCATATGAAGATATTCCAGTGGAAACAAGTGGTGATAATGTACCTCCCCCGGTGAATACCTTTGCTGAGGTTGACTTAGGTGAGGCGCTTAATCAGAACATCCGAAGGTGCAAGTATGTGAAGCCAACACCTGTGCAACGTTATGCCATACCAATCTCCCTGGCAGGTCGAGACTTGATGGCATGTGCCCAGACTGGTTCTGGCAAGACTGCTGCCTTCTGCTTTCCTATTATCAGTGGAATTATGAAGGGACAGCCACCACAGAGGCCACTTCGTGGTGCACGAACTGTTTATCCACTTGCTCTCATTCTTTCTCCTACTAGGGAGCTTTCAATGCAA ATACATGATGAAGCTAAGAAGTTCTCATATCAAACAGGGGTTAAGGTAGTTGTTGCATATGGAGGAGCACCAATTAACCAGCAG TTGCGGGAGCTGGAAAGAGGTGTTGATATTCTTGTGGCTACACCTGGAAGGTTGGTTGATTTGCTGGAGAGGGCTAGAGTTTCTCTGCAACTGATCAAGTATCTTGCTCTAGATGAGGCAGATCGAATGTTAGATATGGGTTTTGAGCCACAGATAAGAAAGATTGTTGAACAAATGGATATGCCTCCACCACGTGTAAGACAGACAATGCTTTTCAGTGCCACCTTTCCTAACGAAATACAG AGACTAGCCTCTGATTTCCTTACAAATTACATCTTTTTGGCTGTTGGACGAGTGGGTTCAAGTACTGATTTGATTGTCCAAAGAGTTGAATTTGTTCACGAGTCTGACAAAAGAAGTCATCTTATGGACCTTCTTCACGCACAGAGGGAAAATGGTGTTCATGGAAAG CAGGCTCTTACTTTAGTTTTTGTGGAGACGAAAAAGGGAGCTGATGCTTTGGAAAATTGGTTGTACATTAATGGCTTCCCTGCAACTAGCATCCATGGTGATAGATCACAACAg GAAAGAGAAATGGCATTGAGATCATTTAAAAGTGGAAACACTCCAATTTTGGTAGCAACTGACGTAGCAGCGCGTGGTCTTGATATCCCCCATGTCACTCATGTGGTCAACTTTGATCTCCCAAATGATATTGATGATTACGTCCACCGTATTGGAAGAACAGGTCGAGCCGGGAAATCAGGTTTAGCTACTGCCTTCTTCAATGAAAATAATGCTTCATTGGCAAAGGCATTAGCTGATCTAATGCAAGAATCCAATCAAGAAGTACCTGCTTGGTTATCCCGGTATGCGGCAGCTCGTTTTTTTGCCGGGCGGAATCGTCGTTTTGGGGGAGGTCGGTTTGGTGGCCGTGACTTCCGAAGGGATGGCTCTTCTGGTAGAGGTGGTTCTGATTACTACAGTGGAGCTGGTGGTGGCAGTGCTGGTGGATATGGTGGTTCTGCTGGGTATGGTGGTGGAGGATATGGTCCAGGTGTGTCCAGCGCATGGGATTGA
- the LOC123208930 gene encoding DEAD-box ATP-dependent RNA helicase 37-like isoform X2: MSTKISWADMAANSAAENVTSGSNSAVGTSSAPARTTYVPPHLRNRQASSDRSASSDSTAQAYIGPVTTNDRSGYGGGSRWGGPRNDYSRSGYGGGRAGGWGGRSGGWDRGREREVNPFGDDDDSQQAFNEQENTGINFDAYEDIPVETSGDNVPPPVNTFAEVDLGEALNQNIRRCKYVKPTPVQRYAIPISLAGRDLMACAQTGSGKTAAFCFPIISGIMKGQPPQRPLRGARTVYPLALILSPTRELSMQIHDEAKKFSYQTGVKVVVAYGGAPINQQLRELERGVDILVATPGRLVDLLERARVSLQLIKYLALDEADRMLDMGFEPQIRKIVEQMDMPPPRVRQTMLFSATFPNEIQRLASDFLTNYIFLAVGRVGSSTDLIVQRVEFVHESDKRSHLMDLLHAQRENGVHGKALTLVFVETKKGADALENWLYINGFPATSIHGDRSQQEREMALRSFKSGNTPILVATDVAARGLDIPHVTHVVNFDLPNDIDDYVHRIGRTGRAGKSGLATAFFNENNASLAKALADLMQESNQEVPAWLSRYAAARFFAGRNRRFGGGRFGGRDFRRDGSSGRGGSDYYSGAGGGSAGGYGGSAGYGGGGYGPGVSSAWD, encoded by the exons ATGAGTACGAAAATATCATGGGCTGACATGGCTGCCAACTCTGCAGCCGAGAATGTAACTTCTGGTAGCAATAGTGCTGTTGGTACCTCTTCAGCTCCTGCCCGCACTACATATGTTCCTCCTCACCTTCGAAACCGTCAAGCCTCATCTGATCGATCAGCGTCATCGGATTCTACTGCCCAAGCATACATTGGGCCTGTGACAACTAATGATCGATCTGGATACGGTGGTGGATCCCGATGGGGTGGTCCCAGAAATGACTATAGTCGTTCTGGCTATGGTGGTGGACGAGCTGGTGGGTGGGGTGGCAGAAGTGGTGGGTGGGACCGTGGGAGAGAGCGGGAAGTTAATCCCTTTGGAGATGATGATGATTCACAGCAGGCTTTTAATGAGCAAGAGAACACTGGTATTAATTTTGATGCATATGAAGATATTCCAGTGGAAACAAGTGGTGATAATGTACCTCCCCCGGTGAATACCTTTGCTGAGGTTGACTTAGGTGAGGCGCTTAATCAGAACATCCGAAGGTGCAAGTATGTGAAGCCAACACCTGTGCAACGTTATGCCATACCAATCTCCCTGGCAGGTCGAGACTTGATGGCATGTGCCCAGACTGGTTCTGGCAAGACTGCTGCCTTCTGCTTTCCTATTATCAGTGGAATTATGAAGGGACAGCCACCACAGAGGCCACTTCGTGGTGCACGAACTGTTTATCCACTTGCTCTCATTCTTTCTCCTACTAGGGAGCTTTCAATGCAA ATACATGATGAAGCTAAGAAGTTCTCATATCAAACAGGGGTTAAGGTAGTTGTTGCATATGGAGGAGCACCAATTAACCAGCAG TTGCGGGAGCTGGAAAGAGGTGTTGATATTCTTGTGGCTACACCTGGAAGGTTGGTTGATTTGCTGGAGAGGGCTAGAGTTTCTCTGCAACTGATCAAGTATCTTGCTCTAGATGAGGCAGATCGAATGTTAGATATGGGTTTTGAGCCACAGATAAGAAAGATTGTTGAACAAATGGATATGCCTCCACCACGTGTAAGACAGACAATGCTTTTCAGTGCCACCTTTCCTAACGAAATACAG AGACTAGCCTCTGATTTCCTTACAAATTACATCTTTTTGGCTGTTGGACGAGTGGGTTCAAGTACTGATTTGATTGTCCAAAGAGTTGAATTTGTTCACGAGTCTGACAAAAGAAGTCATCTTATGGACCTTCTTCACGCACAGAGGGAAAATGGTGTTCATGGAAAG GCTCTTACTTTAGTTTTTGTGGAGACGAAAAAGGGAGCTGATGCTTTGGAAAATTGGTTGTACATTAATGGCTTCCCTGCAACTAGCATCCATGGTGATAGATCACAACAg GAAAGAGAAATGGCATTGAGATCATTTAAAAGTGGAAACACTCCAATTTTGGTAGCAACTGACGTAGCAGCGCGTGGTCTTGATATCCCCCATGTCACTCATGTGGTCAACTTTGATCTCCCAAATGATATTGATGATTACGTCCACCGTATTGGAAGAACAGGTCGAGCCGGGAAATCAGGTTTAGCTACTGCCTTCTTCAATGAAAATAATGCTTCATTGGCAAAGGCATTAGCTGATCTAATGCAAGAATCCAATCAAGAAGTACCTGCTTGGTTATCCCGGTATGCGGCAGCTCGTTTTTTTGCCGGGCGGAATCGTCGTTTTGGGGGAGGTCGGTTTGGTGGCCGTGACTTCCGAAGGGATGGCTCTTCTGGTAGAGGTGGTTCTGATTACTACAGTGGAGCTGGTGGTGGCAGTGCTGGTGGATATGGTGGTTCTGCTGGGTATGGTGGTGGAGGATATGGTCCAGGTGTGTCCAGCGCATGGGATTGA
- the LOC123209181 gene encoding serine/threonine-protein phosphatase PP2A-2 catalytic subunit-like, with product MSLDSAPANTHGSLDEQISQLMQCKPLSEQEVRMLCDKAKEILMEESNVQPVKSPVTICGDIHGQFHDLAELFRIGGKCPDTNYLFMGDYVDRGYYSVETVTLLVALKVRYAQRITILRGNHESRQITQVYGFYDECLRKYGNANVWKIFTDLFDYFPLTALVESEIFCLHGGLSPSIETLDNIRNFDRVQEVPHEGPMCDLLWSDPDDRCGWGISPRGAGYTFGQDISEQFNHTNNLKLIARAHQLVMEGYNWGHEQKVVTIFSAPNYCYRCGNMASILEVDDCKGHTFIQFEPAPRRGEPDVTRRTPDYFL from the exons ATGAGCTTGGATTCGGCCCCTGCAAACACGCATGGAAGTCTCGACGAGCAGATTTCTCAGCTCATGCAGTGCAAGCCCTTGTCTGAACAAGAG GTTAGAATGTTATGTGATAAGGCTAAAGAGATATTGATGGAAGAAAGCAATGTTCAG CCTGTCAAGAGCCCTGTTACAATCTGTGGTGATATTCATGGACAATTTCATGATCTTGCAGAGCTTTTTCGCATTGGGGGAAAG TGCCCTGATACAAATTACTTGTTCATGGGAGATTATGTTGACCGTGGGTACTACTCTGTTGAAACTGTAACA ttACTTGTTGCTTTGAAAGTGCGTTATGCTCAGAGGATTACTATTCTTAGGGGGAATCATGAAAGTCGTCAG ATTACTCAAGTTTATGGGTTCTATGATGAGTGCCTTAGGAA GTATGGAAATGCCAATGTCTGGAAGATATTTACAGATTTGTTTGACTATTTTCCACTGACTGCATTG GTTGAATCAGAAATATTTTGTCTCCACGGTGGATTATCTCCATCTATTGAGACTCTTGATAACATACGTAATTTTGATCGTGTTCAAGAAGTTCCCCATGAGGGTCCAATGTGTGATCTTTTATGGTCGGATCCAGATGATCGTTGTGGATGGGGTATCTCACCCAGGGGTGCTGGCTACACCTTTGGccaa GATATATCAGAGCAATTTAAccatacaaataatttaaagctGATTGCAAGGGCTCACCAGCTGGTTATGGAAGGATACAACTGGGGTCAT GAACAAAAGGTGGTTACTATATTTAGTGCACCTAATTATTGTTATCGCTGTGGGAACATGGCATCCATCTTGGAAGTTGATGACTGCAAGGGTCACACTTTCATTCAG TTTGAGCCTGCTCCAAGGAGAGGAGAGCCAGATGTGACAAGGAGAACACCTGACTACTTCCTATGA